In the Helicobacter typhlonius genome, one interval contains:
- a CDS encoding bifunctional anthranilate synthase component II/anthranilate phosphoribosyltransferase — translation MILLIDNYDSFTYNIYQAFYRFGFPIKVVRSDKISIEEIRELNPQYIIIGPGPKTPKEAGISIQIVQEFQGVYPILGICLGHQAIMAAFGMEIVNAKNIAHGKVEPLHHNGKGLFRHISPLTPIVRYHSLVGKAHELPECFEVSAWSEDGEIMAIEHKSHQLMGVQFHPESIGTTEGEKMLLNFLHYTREIIPIKQYLKSTLKGENLSFKQAYDVMDEITEGNMSDAQIGSILTSLEIKGVNAEELAGFASVLKKKAIAFPLPLSNEVRLDMVGTGGSPHKTFNVSTTSALLLAAAGVKIIKHGNRAITSKSGSADLLSALGVNINMEVQTCIDVYKNIGITFLFAQKFHAAMRFAAPARATLGFKTAFNLIGPLANPANVTHQFIGVFDKAYTEIMARALDILGIKRAMVVSGFDYYDEISLCAPTQITELNNGVIKSYVFNPSEIGLDFVPYTELCGGDVQENKRISLDIFSASPQSLRSPKTQLVALNTGAALYLAGKAQSIKEGYFLARDIIESKRVFDVLEDFVRLSNQ, via the coding sequence ATGATTTTGCTCATTGATAATTATGATTCTTTTACTTATAATATTTATCAAGCATTTTATCGCTTTGGCTTTCCTATAAAGGTAGTGCGCAGTGATAAGATAAGTATTGAAGAGATAAGAGAGCTAAATCCTCAATATATCATTATTGGTCCTGGTCCAAAAACACCAAAAGAAGCAGGGATTTCTATCCAAATCGTGCAGGAGTTTCAAGGTGTGTATCCCATTTTAGGAATTTGTCTAGGACATCAAGCGATTATGGCGGCTTTTGGAATGGAGATTGTCAATGCAAAAAATATCGCACACGGCAAGGTTGAGCCGCTACATCATAATGGCAAGGGGCTTTTTAGGCATATTAGTCCGCTCACGCCTATTGTGCGCTATCACTCGCTTGTAGGTAAAGCACACGAGCTGCCCGAATGTTTTGAAGTGAGCGCGTGGAGTGAAGATGGAGAAATTATGGCGATTGAGCATAAAAGTCATCAGCTAATGGGTGTGCAGTTTCACCCTGAATCTATTGGCACAACAGAGGGTGAGAAAATGCTTTTAAATTTCTTGCACTATACGCGTGAGATTATTCCTATCAAGCAATATCTCAAAAGCACTCTAAAGGGTGAAAATCTTAGCTTTAAACAAGCCTATGATGTAATGGACGAAATTACAGAAGGCAATATGAGTGATGCGCAAATTGGCAGTATTTTGACAAGCCTTGAGATTAAAGGTGTGAATGCGGAGGAGTTAGCGGGATTTGCAAGTGTATTGAAGAAAAAAGCCATTGCCTTTCCTTTACCACTAAGCAATGAGGTGCGTCTTGATATGGTAGGCACAGGAGGCTCTCCTCATAAAACCTTTAATGTATCTACCACAAGTGCATTGCTTCTTGCAGCTGCTGGAGTAAAGATTATCAAACACGGCAACAGGGCGATTACTTCAAAGTCTGGTTCGGCAGATTTGCTAAGCGCACTTGGCGTAAATATCAATATGGAGGTGCAAACTTGTATTGATGTTTATAAAAATATTGGTATTACATTTTTGTTTGCTCAAAAGTTTCACGCTGCTATGCGATTTGCTGCTCCTGCAAGGGCAACACTAGGCTTTAAGACAGCTTTTAATCTTATCGGTCCTCTAGCAAATCCTGCCAATGTTACACATCAATTTATTGGTGTATTTGATAAGGCATATACCGAGATTATGGCGCGCGCACTTGATATTTTGGGTATAAAAAGGGCAATGGTTGTAAGCGGATTTGATTATTATGATGAAATTTCACTTTGCGCACCCACACAAATTACAGAGCTTAATAATGGTGTGATTAAAAGTTATGTGTTTAATCCAAGTGAGATAGGGCTTGATTTTGTCCCTTATACAGAGCTTTGTGGAGGAGATGTGCAGGAAAATAAGCGCATTAGCCTTGATATTTTTTCTGCTTCACCCCAGTCATTACGCTCTCCTAAAACGCAGCTTGTTGCACTTAATACCGGTGCAGCGTTATACCTTGCAGGTAAAGCGCAGAGTATCAAAGAGGGATATTTTTTAGCAAGAGACATTATAGAATCTAAACGCGTTTTTGATGTGCTAGAGGATTTTGTGAGATTATCAAATCAATGA
- a CDS encoding type II toxin-antitoxin system RelE/ParE family toxin, whose amino-acid sequence MKYKIAYSKQYKNAVKKLNKEDLSLVENLLNRLANDETLEPKYKDHKLKGSLKGLRECHIKPNLVLIYDKIEDLLILKAINVGSHSEVF is encoded by the coding sequence ATGAAATATAAAATCGCTTATTCAAAACAATATAAAAACGCAGTAAAAAAACTTAACAAAGAAGATTTAAGCCTTGTTGAAAATCTCTTAAACCGCCTTGCAAATGATGAAACTTTAGAGCCAAAATACAAAGACCACAAATTAAAAGGTAGTTTAAAAGGCTTAAGGGAATGTCATATTAAACCAAATTTAGTTTTGATATATGACAAAATAGAAGATTTACTCATTCTAAAGGCAATTAATGTTGGCTCTCATAGTGAAGTGTTTTAA
- a CDS encoding AAA family ATPase, with protein sequence MITLERVEIHKYKSIENTQAFEVDKGITILVGMNESGKTNVLEALAKVNYFNNDEKFKFNITHDYPRKELKSLQKNNAEDITPKAITCYYRISEKLKEKINDDLGSKIFKVTNFSYTKNYTNAGSFGGLEVSSKDFLSNYFKDLKDIEQTLKDKLMGIDNIEAIDNIIKELQQEKEKHNELIEKLETLKEFYHNECDWRNPISEYIMRVWIKPNLPKFLYYDEYYSLPSRVSIQKLQQERLEAEELKTAQALFELANIDIETLIKSNDFEDFQAELEATESAITDELFKFWDTNKNLQIEFKIDKVSDSANRQILEHILDIRVKNTDKRVSLPLNKRSKGFNWFFSFLVWFKKIQEDKNAQYILLLDEPGLNLHAMAQENLLNFLEELSKQYQIIYTTHSPFMIDSSHLERVRTIFETKEGSKISDSLQEKDPNTLFPLQAALGYNIAQNLFISKNNLIVEGISDLTYLTYMSSLLQENGKEGLSDDITIIPVGGADKVSAFISLMRGNKLKIVCLLDTFTEQKPKAHIDKLINEEKILKLSQVIFYDKFTEIDVANIEDIFTTEEYLKLFNEAFSEYDNINVEDIDKSKTILDEISKIIGKPRFNHYIPAKLLVSKALKIKDFGDTTINRFEKIFAEVNRFLQK encoded by the coding sequence ATGATTACGCTAGAAAGAGTGGAAATACACAAATACAAAAGCATTGAGAATACTCAAGCCTTTGAGGTTGATAAGGGGATAACTATCCTTGTAGGAATGAACGAATCGGGCAAAACGAATGTTTTAGAAGCTTTGGCAAAAGTCAATTACTTCAATAATGATGAAAAGTTTAAATTTAATATAACGCACGATTACCCAAGAAAAGAATTGAAATCTCTACAAAAAAATAATGCTGAGGATATAACACCTAAAGCAATTACCTGTTATTATAGAATTTCAGAGAAATTAAAAGAAAAAATTAATGATGATTTGGGCAGTAAGATTTTTAAAGTAACAAATTTTTCTTATACAAAAAATTATACAAATGCAGGTTCTTTTGGCGGTTTAGAAGTTAGTAGTAAAGATTTTTTAAGCAATTATTTTAAAGATTTAAAAGATATAGAGCAAACTCTCAAAGATAAATTAATGGGAATTGATAATATTGAAGCCATAGATAATATTATCAAAGAATTACAACAAGAAAAAGAAAAACACAATGAGCTAATAGAAAAATTAGAAACTTTAAAAGAATTTTATCATAATGAATGTGATTGGCGTAATCCTATTAGTGAGTATATTATGAGAGTGTGGATAAAACCAAATTTACCAAAATTTCTTTACTATGATGAGTATTATAGTTTGCCCTCAAGAGTAAGTATTCAAAAATTGCAACAAGAAAGATTGGAAGCTGAAGAATTAAAAACAGCACAAGCTTTATTTGAATTAGCGAATATTGATATTGAAACCTTGATAAAATCTAATGATTTTGAAGACTTTCAGGCAGAACTCGAAGCGACAGAATCTGCAATCACTGATGAACTATTTAAATTTTGGGATACAAACAAGAATTTGCAAATTGAATTTAAAATAGATAAAGTGTCCGATTCGGCTAACAGGCAAATTCTTGAACATATATTAGATATAAGGGTTAAAAATACTGATAAAAGAGTTTCTTTACCGCTAAACAAGAGAAGCAAAGGGTTTAATTGGTTTTTCTCATTCTTGGTTTGGTTTAAAAAAATACAAGAGGATAAAAATGCACAATACATTCTACTTTTAGATGAACCGGGACTAAACTTGCACGCAATGGCTCAAGAAAATTTATTGAATTTTTTGGAAGAGCTTTCTAAGCAATACCAAATTATCTACACGACACATTCTCCCTTTATGATAGATTCAAGCCATTTAGAGAGAGTGCGCACAATTTTTGAGACTAAAGAAGGCTCAAAGATTTCTGATTCATTACAAGAAAAAGACCCGAATACTTTATTCCCCTTACAGGCTGCATTGGGTTATAACATAGCCCAAAATTTGTTTATATCTAAAAATAATCTAATAGTAGAAGGAATCTCTGATTTAACATACCTAACTTATATGTCATCACTATTACAAGAAAATGGCAAAGAAGGATTAAGTGATGATATAACAATTATTCCTGTGGGTGGAGCAGATAAAGTTTCTGCTTTTATTTCATTGATGAGGGGCAATAAGCTAAAAATAGTTTGTCTATTGGATACATTCACGGAACAAAAACCTAAAGCACATATAGATAAGCTTATAAATGAGGAAAAAATTTTAAAATTAAGTCAAGTAATTTTTTATGATAAATTTACTGAAATAGATGTGGCAAATATAGAAGATATTTTCACAACGGAAGAATATCTGAAATTATTTAATGAGGCATTTAGTGAATATGATAATATTAATGTTGAAGATATTGATAAATCTAAAACTATACTTGATGAAATTAGTAAAATTATCGGTAAGCCAAGATTTAATCATTATATACCAGCAAAATTGCTTGTTTCAAAAGCTTTAAAAATCAAAGATTTCGGAGATACTACAATTAATAGGTTTGAAAAAATATTTGCAGAAGTGAATAGATTTCTTCAAAAGTAA
- a CDS encoding anthranilate synthase component I family protein, which produces MFDFTNTHKALVAHKEILCDEITPLSVLFALKAKVLLESAYNETGKDRYSIMILAEAFRICKEQGAHWLMYEGKKILLREALGAYMNDAALLQKLKITKGKKQNAEDYGFLESLAIVRTLAPQPQEVDSSDTNSPTYSNVSDLPLDLPLPLGGAGYIGYEFFAEIENLNFNNPAEYSIPECGFIFGRDFLVFDHLFDRLHIVSVGYAYEKEHINPKERVERIMHDLKNLPRLLQDFAQDTAQDSIKSNKSADFMPYTIIKATSQTEYESMVEDLKKCIYAGDLLQCVPSQSMQIRSSMPPLQAYRHLRHQNPSPYMFYYDFDDFVILGASPEIMIRLKSQNESSNFILRPIAGTRPRGKSVAEDKQLESQLLSDEKELSEHLMLLDLARNDAGKVSVGGGVEVVYRNKIERYSRVMHIVSQVQGELDSKRFAKRDAFKATFPAGTLSGAPKIEAIKNIERLESSARGIYGGAIGYFTYNEDMDFAIAIRSAVYQNGVYYVRSGAGVVQDSIPKSEFIETQNKVQSMLDMLAPKD; this is translated from the coding sequence ATGTTTGATTTTACGAATACGCACAAAGCGCTTGTAGCGCACAAAGAGATCTTATGCGATGAGATTACCCCTCTTTCCGTGCTTTTTGCGCTGAAGGCTAAGGTGCTTTTAGAATCAGCCTATAACGAAACAGGCAAGGATAGATATTCTATTATGATTCTTGCTGAAGCGTTTAGAATCTGCAAGGAGCAGGGCGCACATTGGCTTATGTATGAGGGAAAGAAAATATTGCTGCGTGAAGCATTAGGCGCATATATGAATGATGCGGCGTTGCTGCAAAAATTAAAGATTACAAAGGGCAAAAAGCAGAACGCAGAGGATTACGGTTTCTTAGAATCCCTTGCCATTGTGCGAACACTCGCCCCACAGCCACAAGAAGTAGATTCTAGCGACACTAATTCCCCCACTTACTCTAATGTGTCTGATTTGCCCCTTGATCTACCTCTGCCCCTTGGTGGTGCGGGGTATATTGGCTATGAGTTTTTTGCCGAAATTGAGAATCTTAACTTCAACAATCCCGCTGAATACAGCATTCCAGAGTGTGGCTTTATCTTTGGGCGAGATTTTTTGGTTTTTGATCATTTGTTTGATAGGCTGCATATTGTAAGTGTGGGCTATGCGTATGAAAAAGAGCATATAAATCCCAAAGAGCGTGTAGAGCGCATTATGCACGATCTGAAAAACCTCCCTCGTTTGTTGCAGGATTTTGCTCAAGATACCGCCCAAGATTCTATCAAATCTAACAAAAGTGCTGATTTTATGCCCTATACGATTATCAAAGCCACTTCACAAACAGAATATGAATCTATGGTAGAGGATTTAAAAAAATGTATTTATGCGGGCGATTTGCTTCAATGTGTGCCAAGCCAAAGTATGCAGATTCGCTCAAGTATGCCGCCATTACAGGCATATCGGCATTTGCGACATCAAAATCCTAGTCCATATATGTTTTATTATGATTTTGATGATTTCGTGATTTTGGGTGCGAGTCCGGAGATTATGATTCGGCTTAAAAGCCAAAATGAAAGCAGTAATTTTATTTTGCGCCCCATTGCTGGGACACGTCCTAGGGGTAAAAGTGTGGCAGAGGACAAGCAGCTAGAATCTCAACTTTTGAGTGATGAAAAAGAGCTAAGTGAGCATTTAATGTTACTTGATTTGGCGCGTAATGACGCAGGTAAGGTGAGTGTAGGCGGGGGTGTAGAGGTTGTGTATCGTAATAAAATTGAACGTTATTCGCGTGTAATGCACATCGTTTCCCAAGTCCAAGGTGAGCTAGATTCTAAACGTTTTGCTAAACGAGATGCGTTTAAGGCTACCTTTCCTGCGGGGACATTAAGCGGTGCGCCAAAGATTGAAGCGATAAAAAATATAGAGCGGCTAGAATCAAGTGCTAGAGGCATATATGGCGGTGCGATAGGCTATTTCACGTATAATGAAGATATGGATTTTGCCATTGCCATACGCAGTGCAGTGTATCAAAATGGCGTGTATTATGTGCGCTCCGGTGCGGGTGTGGTGCAAGATTCTATTCCCAAAAGTGAATTTATTGAAACACAAAATAAAGTCCAATCAATGCTTGATATGCTCGCTCCTAAAGACTAG
- a CDS encoding Abi family protein, whose protein sequence is MGHFNLEIENLNKIKGLFTQYPHLLTSDFDKRITQSIRVLHFRYLWGACREAQIVLPKFHTDNLFDFIMSFYNKRRKTHQAHFLLLHCFENALRSTLAVEIANLYNQDKDDWFLKPQSQNAKENKLLRQIANITDKRHLQISSFKNTFEVFDIFSLGDLQQILDNHWSELAPLFKNPKEYKNQMLPTYGTKESLLTKINKIRNARNEIFHNKPTKIKFQKDLEILLLHLGYNLKDAIAVGEIQSVIKLQYQYETPKASNE, encoded by the coding sequence ATGGGACATTTTAACCTAGAGATTGAGAATTTAAACAAAATAAAAGGCTTATTTACGCAATATCCCCATTTACTGACATCTGATTTTGACAAACGCATTACGCAAAGCATAAGAGTTTTACATTTTCGCTATTTATGGGGAGCGTGCAGGGAAGCACAGATTGTTTTACCTAAATTTCATACAGATAATCTTTTTGATTTTATTATGAGTTTCTACAACAAAAGGCGCAAAACTCATCAAGCCCATTTTTTACTTTTGCATTGTTTTGAAAATGCCTTGCGTAGCACATTAGCAGTTGAAATCGCAAACTTATATAACCAAGATAAAGATGATTGGTTTTTAAAACCCCAAAGTCAAAACGCCAAAGAAAATAAGCTTTTAAGGCAAATCGCAAACATTACAGATAAAAGACATTTACAAATCTCTAGCTTTAAAAACACCTTTGAAGTTTTTGATATTTTTTCTCTAGGGGATTTGCAACAAATTTTAGACAATCATTGGAGCGAACTTGCCCCATTGTTTAAAAATCCAAAGGAATATAAAAACCAAATGCTCCCAACCTATGGCACAAAAGAATCCTTGCTGACTAAAATTAACAAAATCCGCAATGCGAGAAATGAGATTTTTCATAATAAACCCACAAAAATAAAATTCCAAAAAGATTTGGAAATCTTGCTTTTACATTTGGGTTATAATCTCAAAGATGCTATCGCTGTGGGAGAGATTCAAAGTGTAATCAAACTCCAATATCAATACGAGACTCCAAAGGCAAGCAATGAATAA
- a CDS encoding type II toxin-antitoxin system YafQ family toxin produces MKYRIEHSKRFKKALKKLCLDDVKLVLHIVGKLANDEPLDSKYKDHKLKGNLEDFRECHIKPDLLLIYQKQEDILILTCISVGSHSTLFKS; encoded by the coding sequence ATGAAGTATCGCATTGAACATTCCAAACGATTCAAAAAGGCACTCAAAAAACTTTGTCTTGATGATGTGAAACTTGTTTTGCATATTGTTGGCAAGCTTGCCAATGATGAGCCTTTGGATTCCAAATATAAAGACCATAAGCTTAAGGGGAATCTTGAGGATTTTCGCGAATGCCATATTAAGCCAGACTTGCTGCTAATCTACCAAAAGCAAGAGGATATTTTGATTCTTACTTGTATCTCTGTGGGTAGCCATAGCACACTTTTTAAATCCTAA
- a CDS encoding type I restriction endonuclease subunit R, whose protein sequence is MQEPQKLDENAIESLLLQHLENAGYDYKSGKELERKSEEWILEGAFKEAVWRINFADSKPCNLNLSYKIQEQLISEALARLKALENEELLEANAKCHAYLTQGIPLEVLLDGEMRGILLQVLDFENPQNNHFLCANQLHFESKMPKRPDVVLFINGLPLVVCELKNPLNPNATLQNAYHQIQTYKAQIPMLFISNALCMVSDGLNSKVGSLSADFTRFMVWKDEDKTDTQMPQIPDVLKPHNLLEFTRFFILFEKETFYDKAGLSTTQINKKIAAYHQYYAVQKAIESARSAMNGDKRGGVLWHTQGSGKSLTMVFFSAKAIASFANPTLLLITDRNDLDEQLFGTFARAKELLRTEPILATSTQDLKAKLKRASGGIVFSTIQKFRSEGESFECLSKRENILVLCDEAHRSQYGFEARLDEEAQLRYGYAKYLRDALPNATYLGFSGTPIEKADADTRRVFGEYIDIYDIARAVEDKATLPIYYESRLAKIALSAEGQEILSALDSKLSKSEEQEKINAKATRLCEIVGAKDRLQTIAKDILEHFTQRQKILQGKAMIVCMSREIAVSLYEQIVHLNPSWHNEDSTKGKIKVIITAKSGDGEKISKHHTSKAQRSKIAKRLKSVDDELQMVIVCDMWLTGFDVPPLHTLYMDKFLSGHNLMQAIARVNRVYKDKPAGLVVDYLGIANELKNALEFYTQSGGKGAFIQEKAKIIEKMQENYEITAQMLQGINYLQYFTLNAQEKLQFIAQVLECILAQENGKKRFLDNAIRLLKSYAMALPCEEAEKIAKDVAFFDLIKRTLQKYEREEEQKSLVPQSAIRQIINDAIVSEGVVKLLDSAGIAKPNLPILSEEFLSELASHKHKNLALQTLQKLLNDELSARLSSALSAKSLIERLQKTMQKYQNNLLSVAEAIEELIALGKELVASDMQRQEMGLKDYEYAFYEAIAKNESAKEVMSKNELKELAIAIFQTLKQNVSLDWQHKESVRAKLRVAVKRVLQKYGYPPDMQKLATDRIIAQAELVASNLV, encoded by the coding sequence ATGCAAGAACCTCAAAAGCTTGATGAAAACGCCATAGAATCCTTGCTCCTGCAACATTTAGAAAACGCAGGATATGACTACAAAAGCGGCAAGGAATTAGAGCGCAAAAGCGAGGAGTGGATACTTGAGGGCGCATTTAAAGAGGCGGTGTGGAGGATTAACTTTGCGGATTCCAAACCTTGCAATCTTAACCTAAGTTATAAAATCCAAGAGCAGCTTATAAGCGAGGCATTGGCTAGACTTAAAGCCCTTGAAAATGAGGAGCTTTTAGAAGCAAATGCGAAATGCCACGCTTATCTTACGCAGGGTATCCCGCTTGAAGTGCTACTTGATGGTGAAATGCGAGGCATTCTCTTGCAAGTGCTAGATTTTGAAAACCCGCAAAACAATCACTTTTTGTGTGCTAATCAACTCCATTTTGAATCTAAAATGCCCAAACGCCCTGATGTTGTGCTCTTTATCAATGGCTTACCCTTAGTGGTGTGTGAGCTTAAAAATCCCCTAAATCCAAATGCTACCTTGCAAAACGCCTATCATCAGATTCAAACTTACAAGGCGCAGATTCCTATGCTTTTTATCTCCAATGCGCTATGTATGGTAAGCGATGGGCTAAATAGCAAGGTGGGGAGCTTGAGTGCGGACTTCACACGCTTTATGGTGTGGAAAGACGAGGATAAAACCGATACGCAAATGCCCCAAATACCTGATGTATTAAAGCCTCACAATCTTTTGGAATTTACGCGCTTTTTTATCCTCTTTGAAAAAGAGACTTTTTATGATAAAGCAGGCTTATCCACGACACAAATCAACAAAAAAATCGCTGCTTATCATCAATACTATGCGGTGCAAAAGGCAATAGAATCTGCTAGAAGCGCAATGAATGGAGACAAAAGAGGCGGGGTGCTCTGGCACACGCAAGGGAGTGGCAAAAGTCTCACAATGGTATTTTTCAGCGCAAAGGCGATTGCGAGCTTTGCCAACCCCACGCTTTTACTCATCACCGATAGAAACGACCTGGACGAGCAGCTTTTTGGCACTTTTGCTAGAGCAAAGGAGCTTTTACGCACAGAGCCGATACTTGCAACTAGCACACAGGACTTAAAAGCAAAGCTTAAAAGGGCAAGTGGGGGCATTGTCTTTAGCACGATTCAAAAGTTTAGAAGCGAGGGAGAAAGCTTTGAATGCTTAAGCAAAAGAGAAAATATCCTCGTGCTATGTGATGAAGCTCACAGAAGCCAATATGGCTTTGAAGCGCGACTTGATGAGGAGGCGCAACTCCGCTATGGCTATGCAAAATATTTGCGAGACGCGCTACCAAATGCCACTTATCTAGGCTTTAGTGGCACGCCGATAGAAAAGGCAGACGCGGACACAAGGCGCGTTTTTGGAGAATACATTGATATTTATGATATTGCAAGAGCGGTAGAGGATAAGGCGACTTTACCAATTTATTATGAAAGCAGGTTAGCTAAAATTGCTTTAAGCGCAGAGGGACAAGAGATTTTAAGCGCGCTAGATTCTAAACTAAGCAAAAGTGAGGAGCAAGAGAAAATCAACGCCAAAGCCACAAGATTATGCGAGATTGTCGGGGCAAAGGATAGACTACAAACTATCGCAAAGGATATTTTAGAGCATTTTACACAGCGACAGAAGATTTTGCAAGGCAAGGCGATGATTGTTTGTATGAGCCGAGAAATCGCAGTGTCTTTGTATGAGCAAATCGTGCATTTAAATCCCTCGTGGCATAATGAGGATTCCACAAAGGGCAAAATCAAAGTGATTATCACCGCAAAAAGTGGTGATGGAGAAAAGATAAGCAAACACCACACGAGCAAGGCGCAAAGAAGCAAAATCGCTAAAAGGCTTAAAAGCGTTGATGATGAGCTACAAATGGTTATCGTGTGTGATATGTGGCTCACAGGCTTTGATGTGCCACCCCTACATACGCTTTATATGGATAAATTCTTAAGCGGACATAACCTTATGCAAGCCATAGCGAGGGTAAATCGCGTGTATAAAGACAAACCGGCGGGGCTGGTGGTGGATTATTTAGGAATTGCCAATGAACTAAAAAATGCACTAGAATTTTACACTCAAAGCGGAGGCAAGGGCGCGTTTATACAAGAGAAAGCAAAAATCATAGAAAAAATGCAAGAAAACTATGAAATTACCGCGCAAATGCTGCAAGGAATCAACTATTTGCAGTATTTTACGCTTAACGCACAAGAAAAACTTCAGTTTATTGCCCAAGTTTTAGAATGTATCCTAGCCCAAGAAAATGGCAAAAAGCGATTTTTGGATAATGCAATAAGGCTTTTAAAATCCTATGCAATGGCTCTGCCTTGCGAGGAAGCGGAGAAAATCGCAAAAGATGTGGCGTTTTTTGACCTCATCAAAAGGACTTTGCAAAAATACGAAAGAGAGGAGGAGCAAAAATCTCTTGTGCCACAAAGCGCAATTAGGCAAATTATTAATGACGCGATTGTGAGTGAGGGGGTAGTGAAACTTTTGGATAGCGCAGGGATTGCAAAGCCAAACCTCCCTATCCTTTCAGAGGAATTTTTAAGCGAGCTTGCCTCCCATAAACACAAAAACCTTGCCTTGCAGACTTTGCAAAAGCTTTTAAATGATGAACTAAGTGCGCGTCTTAGCTCTGCACTTTCTGCAAAAAGCTTGATAGAGCGACTGCAAAAGACAATGCAAAAATATCAAAACAACCTCCTTAGTGTAGCAGAAGCCATAGAGGAGCTGATTGCCCTAGGCAAAGAACTCGTTGCGAGTGATATGCAGAGGCAGGAAATGGGATTAAAAGACTATGAATATGCCTTTTATGAAGCGATTGCCAAAAATGAAAGTGCAAAAGAAGTGATGAGTAAAAATGAGCTAAAAGAACTTGCCATAGCGATTTTTCAAACTCTCAAGCAAAATGTTAGCTTAGATTGGCAGCACAAAGAATCTGTGCGAGCAAAGCTTCGTGTGGCAGTTAAAAGGGTGCTGCAAAAATATGGCTATCCACCGGATATGCAAAAACTCGCAACAGATAGAATCATAGCTCAAGCCGAACTTGTGGCGAGTAATCTTGTGTGA
- a CDS encoding restriction endonuclease subunit S yields MNKTTWKRVKLGEVAEINPLESIKKNTLAKKVSMDNLEPFNKKIYSFSMESFKGGSKFKNGDTLLARITPCLENGKTAFVDFLENNEIAFGSTEFIILREKENISDKHFLYYLARSENFRETAIKSMTGSSGRERVQIEVIRDYEFSLPPLETQHKIAEILSSLDDKIDLLHRQNKTLESLTLTLFRHTFIDNPKRNEWEMGKLGDYVIPKKGKNITQKNAISGVYPVIAGGLEPAYYHNQSNTESPVITISASGANAGFINIHYCPVWSSDSSYIDSTITPYVYFSYLFLKHNQNILYDKQEGSAQPHIYPSHIMELEMPHYPKDLIETLESQTKSMFDKISHNMREILNLQSMRDMLLAKILNEDSQLRRKEQ; encoded by the coding sequence ATGAATAAAACCACTTGGAAAAGGGTAAAGTTGGGGGAGGTAGCGGAGATAAATCCGCTAGAATCTATCAAGAAAAATACACTTGCCAAAAAAGTTTCTATGGACAATTTAGAACCATTTAATAAAAAAATTTATTCTTTTAGTATGGAATCTTTTAAAGGTGGAAGCAAATTTAAAAATGGTGATACACTATTAGCAAGGATTACACCTTGTTTAGAAAATGGCAAAACTGCTTTTGTTGATTTTTTAGAAAACAATGAAATTGCTTTTGGCTCTACCGAATTTATTATTTTAAGAGAAAAAGAAAATATAAGCGACAAGCACTTTTTGTATTATTTGGCAAGAAGTGAAAATTTTAGAGAAACTGCTATCAAATCAATGACAGGAAGTTCGGGCAGAGAAAGAGTGCAAATAGAGGTTATAAGGGATTATGAATTTTCTTTACCGCCACTTGAGACACAGCATAAAATCGCGGAGATTCTAAGTAGTTTGGACGATAAGATAGACTTACTCCACCGCCAAAACAAAACTTTAGAATCCTTAACCCTAACTCTCTTCCGCCATACCTTTATAGACAATCCTAAACGCAATGAGTGGGAAATGGGAAAATTGGGGGATTATGTAATACCAAAAAAGGGTAAGAATATTACACAAAAGAATGCAATCAGTGGCGTTTATCCTGTAATTGCAGGAGGGCTTGAACCTGCATATTATCATAATCAAAGCAACACAGAATCTCCTGTGATTACAATCAGTGCCTCTGGGGCGAATGCTGGATTTATCAATATTCATTATTGCCCTGTTTGGTCATCAGATTCATCTTATATTGATAGCACAATTACACCCTATGTATATTTTTCTTATTTGTTTTTAAAGCATAATCAAAATATCCTCTATGACAAACAAGAGGGAAGTGCCCAACCACACATTTATCCAAGTCATATAATGGAATTAGAAATGCCACATTATCCTAAAGACTTGATAGAAACTCTTGAATCTCAAACCAAATCTATGTTCGACAAAATATCGCATAATATGAGAGAGATTTTGAATCTGCAATCAATGCGGGATATGCTCTTAGCAAAAATCTTAAATGAAGATTCACAATTGAGGAGGAAAGAACAATGA